From a single Oreochromis niloticus isolate F11D_XX linkage group LG4, O_niloticus_UMD_NMBU, whole genome shotgun sequence genomic region:
- the LOC100704978 gene encoding mitochondrial import inner membrane translocase subunit TIM16 isoform X2, giving the protein MAKYLAQIVVMGVQVVGRAFARALRQEYAASQAAAQARGRSGQESAAASSITGMSLQEAQQILNISKLSPEDIQKNYEHLFKVNDKSVGGSFYLQSKVVRAKERLDEELSIQKKEEKQQSQQNTET; this is encoded by the exons ATG GCTAAATATCTCGCACAAATCGTAGTGATGGGAGTTCAGGTGGTGGGACGTGCATTCGCTCGTGCTTTGCGACAAGAATACGCAG CCAGTCAAGCTGCAGCGCAGGCCAGGGGCCGTTCGGGTCAGGAGTCGGCCGCAGCCTCCAGCATCACTGGAATGAGTTTGCAAGAGGCCCAGCAGATCCTCAATATTTCCAAACTTAGCCCCGAGGATATTCAGAAG AACTACGAGCACCTTTTTAAAGTCAATGACAAGTCAGTGGGCGGTTCCTTTTACCTAcagtcaaaa GTGGTGCGAGCCAAAGAGCGTCTGGACGAGGAACTAAGTatacagaaaaaagaagaaaagcagcaatCACAGCAGAACACGGAAACATGA